The nucleotide window CCGGCCCCGATCCAGCATGAGCCAGCCCTAGATTAAGGCTGACCCGGGGGAAACTTCCGTTAAGCGCTCCCGGGGTGGCATGATCTTTCAGGCCTGCTTCCAGCTCGTCACCACGGGCAGGAGGGTCCAAGCCCAGAGACAGCAACACCCCTGCATCGACAGCCCCATCCTTCTCTGTAGGCTGGCCTGAAGATGTGGTCTTCTGAGCCGTGGCTTTGACGCTCCCATCCGACACCTTTACTGCACTGACAGCAGCAATAGCTGCCTGCACCAAAGGGTCAGTTAGGATTTCCTCCGAAATTCTCTCATGATCTGGCTTGGCTAGAATTGGGCTCCTCTCCTGCAGCACCTCCTTCCCAAAACTGAGAAAACGGCGAGCACTAGATGCTACCGGGGCCACATAGCCTCCTCTACTGTTGCTTTTCTTGTAAGGGGAGGCACGCATTGTTGCCGTGAACCTCATCTCTTGGAGGTCCTCCGGCAACTTACAATCGCGTTGACCATGCCCTATGAAACCACAAAAACCACAAAAGCGTGGCACTCGCTCATACTTGCCCTCCTGGAAAAACAACTCATTTTTTGGCTTGTCATGGGACTTAATCCTACTACAGAGTGGCTCATCTACATCATGATTTATACGGACCCGAATGAAATCGCCCCAAATCTTACCATTGTTGTTTGTGTCCACTTCCAGGACTTCTCCTAGCAGGGCCCCAAGCTTCCAGGCGACGCCCTCGTCCAGCATGATTGGAGGTACGTCGTGGATACACACCCAAATGGGCATGTGGGCGACCTCCACGTCTCCCGGACGCGCCCCGCCATCCATCGCCACCATGAGAAAAGCATCCCCCTGATGGGTCCAAGGGCCGTTGTTGAGGATGAAGCGGCGATCACCCTCCCTTTCAAACTTCAAGAGGAAGCGGTTGTTCTTGAGGGGCTTGTAGTCGGGCCTCCCACGGAGGCCCCACTTGCTCTTGAGCTCACCGAAGAGGCCTTCGTTGCTGTAGGGCAAGGGCGAGAAGAAGAGCCCTACAGCAATCCACCTGGTTCTCATGGTCGCACGCTCCTTGGTCAGATCCAGCTCCACCACTGCGTCAGCCCTAGGGACGAGGTGGACAGGAAATCTAGGGGCAACAATGTCGCCCCCAGCCCCTAGCCGCCTCAAGCTTGCCCTCTCGCCCTGCTGGGAGGACTCGCCCCTGGTCAGAACGCCGGTGAGGTTCCTCCCCCCCCCCCGTGATGCGTGGCGCACCTTGATCAGCATCCATGGGGGCCTTATCCTTGCGGGAACCCTGGTTCGCCATGGGTTGGGGAAGGGGACTCGCAGGCAAAGAGATAGTGAGAGGTGTGCCTATGCTCGCACTTTCTGGGGGTTTTATACTCCCGCCCTGATGATCTGTTTCCTGATCTTCCTCATTCCGAATGATTTTGCTGCGCCCCACGATCCGATCTCTTTCCTCACTGGCTCGCATTAGGGTCACACTACCCTTATCAGGTGGCTTCTTCACCCCCGATCCGATCCCCATATACGTACCAGGGCTGATCCCTTTCCTCCCTAGACCACTTCCAAGATCTTTCTTCATGGCGTACAATTTGGATCGGATCTTTTTTACCGCACAATCCTGGTGATGACGTCCCATACTGTCGCCCTCTCCCGGATCGCTTTTTGATAACTCCCTCTCCTTTGCGATCTAGGCGATAGCCTTCCTCGTTCGGAGCCATGCTTCCCGCAGGCCCAGCGGATCCTCATCCTTCTGAGAATCCCGATTTACTGATCTTTCTTCTCCCTTCCTATCATAGGTCACGGATCTCGCCGGCGGCGATCTCTCTGTTCGCGACCGCTGGTCGCCTCGCAATCGcccccaccagggctccgttgaTTGCGCTCATACCTTGACCGGTGACATGTACAATATGAAGTCGCGGCGCcttggtctcgttggttaaatttatggtcaaagttggacTTCGGGAAGCGCGGAcacactatattttggaatggagagAGTACTAGTTAGCCAACAACTTCTTGTGCTTGCGTGAAGGAGAAATAAGGTTGGCATACTCATAGTTCGATTAGTATTTGGTTCTCTTGACTGAAAACCGATTACAATTGAACACTAAATAGTGTCTGGTTTTTAAACCGAACCAAATAGCCGGAATCGGATTTAGCCTATATTATTTCAGTTAAAACTATTTGGTTTGGTTTCGGTTTTCGGTTTGAAAGTGCCCAACCCCGGATGGGAGACGTGTCTCGCTGGTGGCAGGAGCTGTTCTGTTTGTCGGGGAAAAAGAGTGATCGGACGGTCAAACACAGCAGATCGTGTGGTGCGGGGGAGGAGACGGATCGGTCGACCGACGCCTAGTACCTGCCTTCGCCGAATAGGGCGCGCAGGCGGAGGGTGTAGTGGTACAAGGCGCCGCCGGCCGAGGGCATGCTTTGGCCCAGACCGGCGTCAGCACGTGCTCGGCCGAAGCATCACGGGCAGCCGTCCTGCCGGCCCGGCTCCATCCCCCGAATGGAAGACAAAGGAGTGTCCTGCTCTTCCAAGGCTCAAATGGCGTGGTGTCACTGTCCGACTCGCGAGCCGAGACGAAGCTGCCAAGCGCCAGTTAAGGCGGAAGAAAAAGAGGCTTCCCTCGATGCGAATGTGCCGGCACAGGGGGAGGTCCTGCCTACCCAGGATACTTCGCCCCAGGTTCCGCCAATCCTCACTCTTCGCCTCCCCAGGGTGACTCTTGATTGATTTTTCTCAGCTCAAGATTCGGTTCCAAGATAGCAAGATAGTCCGGTTGTGCATGACTAACCCTGCCGTGCTGATGCATATCTATAGTTGGGGAATTTAGTTGAATTTCAAGATCTTTGGCTGTTTCGTGCCCAGAACAGAGCAGGGGGAAGGGGGGTTTGGGGGAGAATGTCCAGTGGGctcaagaacaagaagaagaagggccACGAGTGGGATTTGAACGACTGGAGATGGGATGGCAACCTCTTCCTGGCCATGCCGTCGCCAAACGCGGACGCTCCGTCGGGGTGCGGCAGCAGGGAGCTTGGGCGAGCAGAGGAGGGGGGCAGTTttggtgctgctgctgctgacaagaggaggaggaggaggagagtcACCACAGTGGATAACCCCGAGGAGTGCAGCAACACTGCGATTCCTCATGAAAGGATTGCTGTTCGGGGAGGACAGATCGGCGAAGAAGAGGGACCTGCTAGTGCAGCAGCAGGTGCATCTTCCAGCTCTGCTCCATCTTGCCAAGTCGACGGCTGCCACGCGGATCTGGGCGACGACAGGGACTACCATAGGAGGCACAAGGTGTGTGAACCGCATACCAAGTCGACTCTTGTTCGTATCAGAAACATAGAGCATCGGTTCTGCCAGCAGTGCAGCAGGTTAGTCAGCAATCAATTTCTTCATGTCTAAGCTTTTTATGGTTTATTAAAGGGGAAGAATCATTTGACATTTGTTTTCAGGTTTCACCTTGTTCAAGAATTTGATGAAGGGAAGAAGAGCTGCCGCTCACGTCTGGCAACACATAATAGAAGGAGGAGGAAAGCCCCAGCCGAGGCTGTGAATTCCTTGGGTGAAAATCAGTCCTTGACCAACACCTTGCTCCTCTTATTGAGACAACTCGCTGGACAAGATTGTAAGTTTCTCGGATCGTATGCACAGTACAGTACTACACATTGATTTTTTACTCGTCCATATGCGATCGATCGATCCATGCTCATATAACCTCAGTGTTATGTCGTCGCAGCTGCTGCTAGCTCATCTGAGCAAATCAATGGTCCCAATCTTTTGGTTAGTCTTTTGAAGAACCTTGCTGCTGTTGCTGGCACACAGGCATGTCAAGATATGCTGAAGGATGCAACATCATCAAATGCTGGTAACTATGTTGGGAATCAAAGTAGACCACCAGTTCATGCAGGTAAATAGCCCTTTGATTaattgctgctgctgctgttgcacAAGGCAAATAAGTACACATTCTGAAATTAAATGATGTGTGCACCACTTGACTTGTGTCCCCAGAAGAGCCTCCTGTGAAAAGACGTGCGCAGAATTTTGATCTGAATGATGCTTATGTCGAGGAAGATGAGGTACATTATTTAGGTTGATTCTCTTCGGGTACCTGCTGACTATTGTGTTTTAGCTGTATTACCCCTGATGCCCCAAAACATTTGCAGAGCCGAACAGATAAAATCATCTTCAAGCTCTTTGGTAAACAGCCAAATGATTTTCCTGCTGATCTACGTGCACAGGTCATTTACCATATGCAATTTGGGAATAGCGCCTCTCTTGACAACTTTATCTCTTCAATTTTTTTTGACTATTTATCTCTTGAAGTTTTTGGATCAAATTGTTTTTTATTTGCAGATCCTAAACTGGCTGTCACATTATCCAAGTGACATGGAAAGCTATATCAGGCCTGGTTGTGTAATTCTAACTATTTACCTTCGTCTTCCTAACTGGATGTGGGATAAGGTAGTGCTGTGTTATATAAATACTTAGTGTTTAAATAAGCATATCTCTTCTCTATGGTTACTAGTCAATAAACTGGTTACTAATTCAAATAGGAAAACCTAAACTACAAACCTTGGATAGAGAAGCATAATCCTCACTTACTGTTATTTTTCTTTTGTCTGGATTTCTCTAAAGCTTAATGTCGATCCAGCTCCTTGGATAGAAAATCTTATTAGCATATCCACCCGTGGTTTCTGGGAGAAAGGATGGTTGTATGCTAGGGTGCAGGACCACCTGACATTAAGCTGCAATGGTTTGTTCGCCTTATTTCTCTCTTTTACATCCTTGTTCTTTTTGTATTTTTATGTACGTGCGCAACCAACGGCTTCCTATGTTTGTGGTTTCCCATTCTTTGCAGGCAGGCTTATGTTAGTGTCTCCCTGGCAACCTGTAATAGGCGACAAGCATCAGATACTGTGTGTAACTCCCATTGCGGCTGCTTGTAATTCGACAGCAAACTTCTCTGTGAGAGGCTTTAACATAGCTCAACCAGCCACAAAGTAGGTACCACGCATCAGTCTGCACTCTGCACTGACCTGACCTGGGTTTTATTTGActgacaataatgatgatattcGTTACAGATTACTCTGTATATTTGATGGGAAATATTTAGTCCAAGAAGCAACACAAAAACTACATGATGATACTAGGATTCAGCAAGGCCCTCAATGTTTGACCTTTTCTTGCTCCTTCCCTATTACAAGTGGAAGGGGGTTCATAGAGGTTAGTTATTTCTCCTTTTCTCTCTTACATTCTTTGAGTTGTTTCTCTTTATACATCCTCATTTCCCTTTTTAAATTACATGATTTCTTGATTCCTTTTCCAGGTTGAAGATTATGATCAGAGCAGCATTTCCTTTCCCTTTGTTGTCGCGGAAGAATCTATATGCTGTGAGATTCGAATGTTGGAGGAGAAACTGAATATAATTGCATTTGGTGAAGGAAGAAAAGATCTGATGGCTTCCCGCAGCCAAGCCTTGAAGTTCCTGCATGAAATAGGATGGCTTCTTCAAAGGAGCCACACACGAGCTACATCATCTAAGGCTCCACAACAATTTCGACATCGTGTTGTGGGTTTTCCTGCTGCAAGATTTAGATGGCTCCTGTCCTTTGCAGTTGATCAGGAATGGTGTGGCGTCGTAAAGATGCTGCTGGACACCTTGTTCCAGGGCAATATCGATATCGCCTCACCAGTTGAGTTTGTCCTGGGAGAGAGCTTAGTATTCGCAGCTGTCAACAAGCGGTCGAAGCCTTTGGTTGCCAGCCTATTGAGATACACAACGAAATCTGCACCGGTGGGCAGTGGAGCCGTGGCCACACCAGCTCGGTTCTTGTTCACGCCTGACATGACTGGTCCATCGGATATTACACCTCTCCATGTTGCAGCTACCATCAGTAATGCTGCTGCCGTTTTGGATGCTCTAACTGATGATCCCCAACAGGTACTTGCACTGAACTCTCATGCTAATTTTTTTTCCTGAATTGATAAATTCTCAAcaactacaacaacaacaacaaaatcTAGTGTGTGTGCAAATCAGAACCTTGTTGAGTAGTAACAGCAGAGTTCTACATCGGTGTTGGATCAAAGACATTGAAACTATGGTTAATGAGTGGCTTCTGCTTGCAACATTTTCTCCctgtcttttattttctttcctGAACTCATTCGGCCTAAATGTGGCAGCTGGGGATCAAAACCTGGAAGAATGCCCGCGATGCTAGCGGGTACACTCCAGAGGATTACGCTCGAAGGAGAGGGCACACGTCCTACATCCAGATGGTCCAGAACAAAATCAACAGCAGGTTACCTGCGGCCCATGTGTCTGTTTCCATGACCACCACTGGTATCGCCGAAAAGCACGCAGATGCAGGTCGGCCGAGATCAACTGATCAGACCGTATTTGATGTCGAGAAAAGCCCACCGGGATGCAGACAATGTGTCCAGCTCCAGCACATTGCCTACCGGCCCTGCCCAAACAGGTTCTTGTCGAACAGGCCCGCGGTGCTATCCTTGGTCGCCATTGCCGCTGTCTGTGTCTGCGTAGGGTTGATAATGCAGAGCCCGCCGGTCATCCGCGGTTTGCCGGGCCCTTTTCTCTGGAATCACATCCGTTGGGGACCCACTTGAAATGGCCAGTCGGCTGCAGGTTCTGCTATAGTCTGTGTACTCGAGAGTGAGGATGCTTGTAAATTGTGATAGACCAAAGTGCAAATTCTGTACATTATATGAGTTGTGGAGTGCCTAACTCTGCTTAGGTAGCAGTAGTTCTATTGCATATTCAACCTTTTCATTGCTGTGCTGTGATTGAGAAAAACAGTCACAAGAGCCCGGTATTGATATTTGGTCAGCGGGCAATTGGCCCGTGTGGCAGGGTGGCCATTTTCTGAGACAAGGAGATCCTGACCATGACGCGGTTGGGCGCTTCTCCATCACTGACGACGTGTCCATAATCGTCGGCCTCCTTACGGCCGGCTGATGATGCCCACAAAGACGAATTCCTTGCAGAGCTAGCTAGGAATTAATTTGATCAATGGCGACTTTAATTTGATCTATGAGGCTAGAGAAAAACCAACCACAAACTTTAAAAACGGATTATGGGAAAATTTAGAGCTGCGATCGACGTAGCGGGGCTGCATGAAATCAAATGCAAGGATGGAAGATTCACGTGGAGTAACGAGAGGAAGGGTTTCATGCTTGTTAGCATCGATAAGTTCTTCTGCAACATTTGTTTGGAGGCGTTGTTGCCATCTTTCCTCCTGATGGCAGCATGGACATCATGCTCTCATCACTCCCCCCTCCTAGCTAGTGCTACCACCCTCATCGGCTTACGCGGTCCCGTTTTGAATCCTTTCGGCTGTGCTTCCCCCACTTTCACAAAGATGGTCATCAAGGCATGGCAACGCCCGGGCAGCACACCTCAACCTTCGCGTCGGAAGATTAAGATGCAGAGGACAACGAGGGTGTAATTCCGCATTACAAATGAGGTCTTCTTGTGTCTTCATGTCGTGCAGGAAAGTAGGCAGCTCACAACAGTGGAGTTCAACCTAAGAAGGCTTCTTAAGTAGCTCGTAATCAGGCTCGCTGCCATTGAGCGGGCGAGGAAGAGGCAGGCGTCAAGGATCACCGGGCTTCAGGGGAGGAAGCGAACACGTCCTTCATCCACGCCAAAGTGTCTTCGCGATGATGCAAGAACTTCATCCCCTCCATCCAGTCGGCAAACCAAATGGCGAAGGTCCATGCTGACAAAGAGACGATCGTTCATGAACAATTCAATCAGGTTCTCAGAACTAGATCCCCCCTCAGTGCACTATATCGTCTCCAACAACACCTCTGTTATCATTATGGCCACCAAcagccccttcatcatcaccatcatgcTCCTCTCCTCTATGTATGAGTAATTTCTTGTAGGCACATGGGGTGGATCTGATCCGGGTGATGGAAAATCACGTAGTAGTGTTAAGATTGATGTAGTATTCACCTCTGGTGTTTGAGAATTATTGTGGATATGACTTTGTTGTTCCCAATGTTTATTATTAGGGCTTGAGTAATATGATTCCAGATTTGAACCATATTTGTCTTTTCTGTGTTTTTGTTCCTAATCGTACCTGCAAGACACCCATTATAGTTTTAAACCGGGGACCTTGAGGGTGATAGAACGTGGTATCAATAGGGTTGGCTAAGGATTACATGTATTCATTAAGTGTTAATGCATTATTCTGGTTGACCCGCAAAGTTATCTTAATAACCCTTGGTTTCGTTATGGACCTCGAAGCAAAGGGGGGTTTGACTGTAGATGACAAGCGTTCTTAAGCATGATTCTCAATTTAAGGAATACATGTCTGCATTGTTCAAGATAATCCAGGAGTAATGCACTATGTAATGATTTCTTCCGTCTCGGCAATATCCACCCATGTGACCACGTTTTCCGTCACTGCTTTCTCTCTTTCAAATACTTCATACTTGGCAATTGTTGGGTATTTGTTGCTTGTTACTATGTTCTGTGTTAGTCTGTTGCAATCTACACCAATCGATCCAGTTGATACTTAGTAAGGTAAACACTAAAAGTGCAAAGATAGCTTCGTGAGTGACACACATAAGTTGAAAGAATAGGAAACCTACCTTTAGCTCCCACGGGGTTCAACATGTTTATTTCCATGTTTataattaagagtttatattcTATACTATAACTGTTATATCCTGGAATATGTgattcagtggaaaactcatatgcacatGTGAAATGATAAACGGTAAAACCTGATTCCTAGCATTTCCTCTaggactagctcaagtgttgtaAGGGATCACGTTTTCCGGATCTTGGGATATCGTGAAGTGTAACGGTAGTCCCAAAAACAACTTTAAGAATATGATGTTAAAGAACGATCATATTGAACTGTCCCAACTTGTTTGTTATACTTTGAGATACTATCGTCACAAGCAAATCATTATAAAATGTATGCTTTAGTTCCTTAGACCACGAGAGTATCGTTGTCACTTCTTACCATACAATggactttggggttgctcaaacatCATCTGTAACACGATAATCATAACGATAACTTGCAGGTTCATCGGAAAGTTTGACAAAGGGCTAGATAGCTCAAGAGTGGGATTTCTCCTCCAATGATGGAGAGATATTATTAGGGACCTCTCGGTGTGGCGGCATCCATtatcgtctggccagacacaggTGACTAGGTCAGAAGGATGTCGACATgtcaacgagaaagaagaacaaaaatgTAGCGAGGAGATCGGTATAGTGAGCACGAGAATGACTCACGGGGATACCGGTATATCCCACCCCGGGTTTTCTAAAGTATCGCAAAGCAAAGGGAATAACACATGataactgataacccacaagtataggggatcgcaacagttttcgataagtaagagtgtcgaacccaatgaggagctaaaggcagaacaaatattccctcaagttctatcgaccaccgatacaactctacgcacgcttgctgttcgctttacctagaacaagtatgaaactataagtactttgtaggtgttgttggataggtttgcaagataataaagtttacgtaaataaaaagtaggggctgtttagataaagaaacaataaattaaatatagcgagtgtggaaaagtggtggtaggagttgcaaaattgtccctaagcaattgactactttactagaccgatagcaagtattatgtgggagaggccactgctagcatgtcatccctgacttggaattctatgcacttatgattggaactattagcaagcatctgcaactactaatgttcattaaggtaaaacccaaccatagcatgaaggtatattggtcccccttcaatcccgcaTGCATCAATTtttatgctaggttgaagcttctgtcactcttgccctccaatacatagtcctatcaacatacaactaaccctagggtgtgatccacgcgtgcaatcatatgataggcaccaaaggacagcaacataaccacaagcaaattaaatcaatcatagcaattcatcaaccaccgataggacaacgaaaatctactcagacatcataggatggcaacacatcattggataataatatgaagcataaagcaccatgttcaagtagagggtacagcgggttgcgggagagtggaccgctgtagatagagggggaaggtgatggagatgttggtgaagatggcggaggtgttggtgtagatcgcagtgatgatgatgatggccacggcagcgttccggcgccaccggaagagaaggggagagggggccccttcgtcttcttattcctttacctcctccctagatgggagaagggtttcccctctggtccttggcctccatgacatgggaggggcgagagcccctccgagattggatctgtctctctgtctctctctctttctgcgttctcagattcttccctttcaccgtttcttatattcccggagatccgtaactccgattgggctgaaattttaacatgatctctatccggaaattagctttcttgcggcgaaagaagggcatcaactgccttacgggtggcccgcgagggtcaggggcgcgccccctgcctcgtggccacctcgggcaccgtctcgcgtggatttttcttcccaaaaatcatatatattccaaaaaaatctccatcggtttttatcccgtttggactctgtttgatatggatattctgtgaaacaaaaaacatgcaacaaacaggaactggcactgggcactggatcaatatgttagtcccaaaaatagtataaaaagttgccaaaagtatatgaaaattgaataatattggcatggaacaatcaaaaattatagatacgatggagacgtatcaataaccATATATTCACTCGAATATCATTCATGTATACATAGGGACAATATGGATGTCCACGGTTCCTCTATTAGCCATTGAAGGAAAGGGGTTTTGTTCATGTGTATGTTTTATCGAACCTACAGGGTCACAAGCTTAAGGAAATTACAATTTGCTGAGTGTTATTGATGCAAGAGTTATGAGAAAATATTTATTAAAAAGTTTCATTAATATTAGAAATAGTTTTGAGAGAAACTGGAAGCATTTCAGAGTCACcagaagagtttcggggtttaccGGCTAAAACTGGGAATttatatataggtggaaaatgttTTCAGAGATGTTAACTTAATAATAAAAGGCTCTAATATTTATTAGGAGGCCTTTATAATTAATTAAATATCAATGggccaagcaaaatacaaaaggccaagtgatgggaaGTTATTGGGCCCTAGGGCCCAATAACAATAGGAGGTGCCCCTTGGGTTGTTGGACAAGCTAGAAGGGGCCGAATTGGATTGGGGGGAGGACTCTTCCTCCCCCTAGGGCCGGCGTAAggggaggaggactcctccctccttgtggcgccccctcccctccctccaacctatatatacttgaggatTTGACCCTTGGAGAGACAtaagttttggagcctcctctagttctcTAGTTCTAGTTTTAAATTGGAGTTGATCCAATTAGAGCTAAACCTAGATATCTCTAATCCTCACAATAGAGAAGCCATGTGCAATTCTCTTCTTCTCCCTCTAATTCTCCAACGATGATTAATTCTGGATGGTGAAGCGTTGTCGGATCGTGCAGCCAGAACGCTGGCAAACTATAGAGAGGTCATGCTTTCGGTCTTTGGTTCCAGGGATCGTTCATGAACGGTTCGAGGGACTTCAAGTACGATCTATCCaactcttcttctgctgcaactCAAAGTTGGTAATGAGCTGATATAAACTACTAATGCATCTTCATAGTGTTCCTGGTTTGATCGTAGACGCATTTTTttctactacgtttcccaacaacaCTCATATACTTCCGCATCCACATTGAATATTGCTATAATAATGCCTTGCACATGAGGATTATCAAGTCCTCATTCTAGATGTCATTTGTCATCGGCGAAGGGCTTATGGC belongs to Triticum urartu cultivar G1812 chromosome 7, Tu2.1, whole genome shotgun sequence and includes:
- the LOC125519877 gene encoding squamosa promoter-binding-like protein 1 isoform X3, with translation MSSGLKNKKKKGHEWDLNDWRWDGNLFLAMPSPNADAPSGCGSRELGRAEEGGSFGAAAADKRRRRRRVTTVDNPEECSNTAIPHERIAVRGGQIGEEEGPASAAAGASSSSAPSCQVDGCHADLGDDRDYHRRHKVCEPHTKSTLVRIRNIEHRFCQQCSRFHLVQEFDEGKKSCRSRLATHNRRRRKAPAEAVNSLGENQSLTNTLLLLLRQLAGQDSAASSSEQINGPNLLVSLLKNLAAVAGTQACQDMLKDATSSNAGNYVGNQSRPPVHAEEPPVKRRAQNFDLNDAYVEEDESRTDKIIFKLFGKQPNDFPADLRAQILNWLSHYPSDMESYIRPGCVILTIYLRLPNWMWDKLNVDPAPWIENLISISTRGFWEKGWLYARVQDHLTLSCNGRLMLVSPWQPVIGDKHQILCVTPIAAACNSTANFSVRGFNIAQPATKLLCIFDGKYLVQEATQKLHDDTRIQQGPQCLTFSCSFPITSGRGFIEVEDYDQSSISFPFVVAEESICCEIRMLEEKLNIIAFGEGRKDLMASRSQALKFLHEIGWLLQRSHTRATSSKAPQQFRHRVVGFPAARFRWLLSFAVDQEWCGVVKMLLDTLFQGNIDIASPVEFVLGESLVFAAVNKRSKPLVASLLRYTTKSAPVGSGAVATPARFLFTPDMTGPSDITPLHVAATISNAAAVLDALTDDPQQLGIKTWKNARDASGYTPEDYARRRGHTSYIQMVQNKINSRLPAAHVSVSMTTTGIAEKHADAGRPRSTDQTVFDVEKSPPGCRQCVQLQHIAYRPCPNRFLSNRPAVLSLVAIAAVCVCVGLIMQSPPVIRGLPGPFLWNHIRWGPT
- the LOC125519877 gene encoding squamosa promoter-binding-like protein 1 isoform X1, with the translated sequence MSSGLKNKKKKGHEWDLNDWRWDGNLFLAMPSPNADAPSGCGSRELGRAEEGGSFGAAAADKRRRRRRVTTVDNPEECSNTAIPHERIAVRGGQIGEEEGPASAAAGASSSSAPSCQVDGCHADLGDDRDYHRRHKVCEPHTKSTLVRIRNIEHRFCQQCSRFHLVQEFDEGKKSCRSRLATHNRRRRKAPAEAVNSLGENQSLTNTLLLLLRQLAGQDSAASSSEQINGPNLLVSLLKNLAAVAGTQACQDMLKDATSSNAGNYVGNQSRPPVHAEEPPVKRRAQNFDLNDAYVEEDESRTDKIIFKLFGKQPNDFPADLRAQILNWLSHYPSDMESYIRPGCVILTIYLRLPNWMWDKLNVDPAPWIENLISISTRGFWEKGWLYARVQDHLTLSCNGLFALFLSFTSLFFLYFYVRAQPTASYVCGFPFFAGRLMLVSPWQPVIGDKHQILCVTPIAAACNSTANFSVRGFNIAQPATKLLCIFDGKYLVQEATQKLHDDTRIQQGPQCLTFSCSFPITSGRGFIEVEDYDQSSISFPFVVAEESICCEIRMLEEKLNIIAFGEGRKDLMASRSQALKFLHEIGWLLQRSHTRATSSKAPQQFRHRVVGFPAARFRWLLSFAVDQEWCGVVKMLLDTLFQGNIDIASPVEFVLGESLVFAAVNKRSKPLVASLLRYTTKSAPVGSGAVATPARFLFTPDMTGPSDITPLHVAATISNAAAVLDALTDDPQQLGIKTWKNARDASGYTPEDYARRRGHTSYIQMVQNKINSRLPAAHVSVSMTTTGIAEKHADAGRPRSTDQTVFDVEKSPPGCRQCVQLQHIAYRPCPNRFLSNRPAVLSLVAIAAVCVCVGLIMQSPPVIRGLPGPFLWNHIRWGPT
- the LOC125519877 gene encoding squamosa promoter-binding-like protein 1 isoform X2 — protein: MSSGLKNKKKKGHEWDLNDWRWDGNLFLAMPSPNADAPSGCGSRELGRAEEGGSFGAAAADKRRRRRRVTTVDNPEECSNTAIPHERIAVRGGQIGEEEGPASAAAGASSSSAPSCQVDGCHADLGDDRDYHRRHKVCEPHTKSTLVRIRNIEHRFCQQCSRFHLVQEFDEGKKSCRSRLATHNRRRRKAPAEAVNSLGENQSLTNTLLLLLRQLAGQDSASSSEQINGPNLLVSLLKNLAAVAGTQACQDMLKDATSSNAGNYVGNQSRPPVHAEEPPVKRRAQNFDLNDAYVEEDESRTDKIIFKLFGKQPNDFPADLRAQILNWLSHYPSDMESYIRPGCVILTIYLRLPNWMWDKLNVDPAPWIENLISISTRGFWEKGWLYARVQDHLTLSCNGLFALFLSFTSLFFLYFYVRAQPTASYVCGFPFFAGRLMLVSPWQPVIGDKHQILCVTPIAAACNSTANFSVRGFNIAQPATKLLCIFDGKYLVQEATQKLHDDTRIQQGPQCLTFSCSFPITSGRGFIEVEDYDQSSISFPFVVAEESICCEIRMLEEKLNIIAFGEGRKDLMASRSQALKFLHEIGWLLQRSHTRATSSKAPQQFRHRVVGFPAARFRWLLSFAVDQEWCGVVKMLLDTLFQGNIDIASPVEFVLGESLVFAAVNKRSKPLVASLLRYTTKSAPVGSGAVATPARFLFTPDMTGPSDITPLHVAATISNAAAVLDALTDDPQQLGIKTWKNARDASGYTPEDYARRRGHTSYIQMVQNKINSRLPAAHVSVSMTTTGIAEKHADAGRPRSTDQTVFDVEKSPPGCRQCVQLQHIAYRPCPNRFLSNRPAVLSLVAIAAVCVCVGLIMQSPPVIRGLPGPFLWNHIRWGPT